The region TAACCCGCTTGTTTTCATTCTGGGCCTGCCGCTGCAGCAACGGATAGATCTCCAGAAAACGCGCCAGACGCCGACTTCTGTCATCGCGCCCCAGATCGAGTCGGATATCATCGTCCAGCCCAACCTGCCATGAATGGCGCGCAGTCATCGCCACCATCTTCACCGTGAACTTACCTGCCGCCAGTATCTGGTTCATCTCGCGATACCCCTCCAGCACGTCTTCTTCACTGCCCTCCGGACCGTACAGCATCGGCATTTTTTTGTTGCCGATGCGCTCAGCCGGCACGCTGAAGGCGTTACCCTCGCTGTCAACCATAAGCTGGTCATTCCAGCGCGCAAACGGAACGTATTCAACCAGATGAATCTTTAATTCGTCCGGCCACTGCTTACGTACGCTGGCCTGTTTAATCCAGGGCAGGCGCTCGATCTGCTGCTGGATGATATTCACATCCTGCGTCATGAACGTCCCCGGCGAACCCAGCGACAAAATCGCCTGACGGATGTCATCATTGGTGGTGTAGTGCCGCTCGCCGGTCACCACCAGCCTGGACAGCGGCAGCCGGCTGGCATCTTTCATCCAGCCCAGCACCATCCAGCTTCCCCACAGGATGGTGCCGACCACCATCAGCAGGAAAAAAACCCCCGCCAGTTGACTGCCATTGCTGCGTCGTGCGCCCTTTTCCTGCTCACGTCCGCGTGTATTCAACGCCGCCTGCGACATACTAATCAGCCAACCCCACAACAGATACGCGGCGGTAACCGTTGTCTGTCTGGACTGAGCGCGAAACGTCGGCGCACCGAACCTCAGCCGGCCATCGGCCGGTTTCGCTGCGGTCAGCGAGGGTGCGTCTCATCACTACCATCACGTGCTCAGTCATCCTGTTCTCAGTCTTTGGTCTTCGCCTGCAGACGGTTTTCCGCCAGCCGACGCGCCAGTTTGCCAATGTTGCCGGCGCCCTGAACCAGCACCAGATCATCGCTCTGCAGCGCCTG is a window of Dickeya solani IPO 2222 DNA encoding:
- the ftsQ gene encoding cell division protein FtsQ, with the translated sequence MSQAALNTRGREQEKGARRSNGSQLAGVFFLLMVVGTILWGSWMVLGWMKDASRLPLSRLVVTGERHYTTNDDIRQAILSLGSPGTFMTQDVNIIQQQIERLPWIKQASVRKQWPDELKIHLVEYVPFARWNDQLMVDSEGNAFSVPAERIGNKKMPMLYGPEGSEEDVLEGYREMNQILAAGKFTVKMVAMTARHSWQVGLDDDIRLDLGRDDRSRRLARFLEIYPLLQRQAQNENKRVNYVDLRYETGAAVGWSPAFIDQQKDIDQQKNGNQQQNQAQAKQQ